The Bacillus sp. Y1 genome includes the window GCAGGTGTGATTCAAATCTTTGTAACAGAAGAACATATTCAACGGTGGATTCCTCAAAGCAGGACGAAGGCCATTATCATGAGTTGTGTAGTCGGTGCATTGTTCCCTGCCTGCGAATGTGGAATTGTACCAATCGTTAGACGACTTGTATCAAAAGGAGTTCCTCTCTATGCAGCCATTGGGTTCATGCTGACTGGACCACTTATTAACCCGATCGTGATTGCATCCACGTATATGGCTTTTGGAAATAACGCGGCCATAGCTGGGTGGAGAATGGGACTTGGATTTGCGGTTGCTCTCATTGTTGCGTTTCTAGTGAGCTTTTTCTTTAGAGGACATCAATTCAAGGAGGCTTTGGTCAGCACACAAACCCTTTCAGCAAGTAGAAAGAAAGAACCTTTTACGAAGCGGTTCTTCTCGATGCTTACCCACTCCATCGATGAATTTTTCGATATGGCGAAGTTCTTAATTTTTGGAGCATTTCTTGCTGCCGCTGTTCAAACGTATATGCCAGCAAAATCCTTATTAGAAGCAGGAGATGGTCCTTTTTCCTCCATCGCTGTCATGATGGGTCTTGCTTATGTGTTATCTCTTTGCTCGGAAGCAGATGCTTTTATCGGATCATCTTTTAATAGCATTTTTCCAACACCATCTGTCCTAGCCTTTCTTATATTCGGACCGATGATCGATTTAAAAAACACGCTTATGATGCTAAGTGTATTTCGTGCAAAATTTGTGTTTAGTGTACTGTTCTTTGTTGCAACGACTGTATTTTTATCCATTGTGCTCGTGCAGAGCTTTTTATAAGGAGGGATTATAGGTGGTCTTCCAAGCCCAACAA containing:
- a CDS encoding permease — translated: MNRIVRTNLFDITGLILLAAAFLLLSLKLDVGDVLPSSFLNLNTIFLSILIEAFPFVLIGVLIAGVIQIFVTEEHIQRWIPQSRTKAIIMSCVVGALFPACECGIVPIVRRLVSKGVPLYAAIGFMLTGPLINPIVIASTYMAFGNNAAIAGWRMGLGFAVALIVAFLVSFFFRGHQFKEALVSTQTLSASRKKEPFTKRFFSMLTHSIDEFFDMAKFLIFGAFLAAAVQTYMPAKSLLEAGDGPFSSIAVMMGLAYVLSLCSEADAFIGSSFNSIFPTPSVLAFLIFGPMIDLKNTLMMLSVFRAKFVFSVLFFVATTVFLSIVLVQSFL